A window from Pokkaliibacter sp. MBI-7 encodes these proteins:
- the rplS gene encoding 50S ribosomal protein L19: MSSKNLIIQQIEAEQMNKEVPAFGAGDTLVVQVRVVEGDRTRLQAFEGVVIGKRNRGLNSAFTLRKISHGVGVERTFQTFSASIESIAVKRRGDVRQAKLYYLRDLSGKAARIKEKIVAKNNG; this comes from the coding sequence ATGAGCAGCAAGAACCTGATCATTCAGCAGATCGAAGCTGAACAAATGAACAAAGAAGTCCCTGCTTTTGGCGCAGGTGACACTCTGGTTGTACAAGTACGTGTTGTGGAAGGTGATCGCACCCGTCTGCAGGCCTTTGAAGGCGTTGTAATCGGTAAGCGTAACCGTGGTCTGAACTCTGCTTTCACCCTGCGTAAGATTTCTCACGGTGTGGGCGTAGAGCGTACTTTCCAGACTTTCAGTGCTAGCATCGAATCCATCGCGGTTAAGCGCCGTGGTGACGTTCGTCAGGCTAAACTGTACTACCTGCGCGACCTGTCTGGTAAAGCAGCACGTATCAAAGAAAAAATCGTTGCCAAGAACAACGGCTAA
- the thrC gene encoding threonine synthase, with translation MKYISTRGQAPVLGFEEVLLAGLASDGGLYVPEQLPGFSKEEITSWRGLSYADLAFKVIQPFVAGAIADADLKTMIDDTYKVFRHRAVAPLQQLDSNEWVLELFHGPTLAFKDFALQLLGRLMDHVLAKRGERLVIMGATSGDTGSAAIEGCRHCEHVDIFILHPYQRVSEVQRRQMTTVLADNVHNIALEGNFDDCQQMVKDSFANQAFLKGARLGAVNSINWARIMSQIVYYFAAGLALGAPDREVSFSVPTGNFGDIFAGYLAKQMGLPIQQLVVATNRNDILHRAISSNDMSRQGLVHTLSPSMDIMVSSNFERMLFEIYGRDGAAINDLMQRFRNESVSLDPARWESVRELFDSFCVNDDDTVATIAEVHAETGYLLDPHTAIGVRAARACRRDNNVPMVTLATAHPVKFPDAIIKAELQTPALPEAMADLFERDERYQVLANDLQQVQGYMAATLKI, from the coding sequence ATGAAATATATCAGTACTCGTGGCCAAGCGCCGGTGCTGGGCTTTGAGGAAGTGTTGCTGGCCGGTCTGGCCAGCGATGGTGGGCTCTATGTACCCGAGCAACTGCCTGGCTTCAGCAAGGAAGAAATCACCAGCTGGCGTGGGCTTTCTTACGCTGATCTGGCCTTCAAGGTGATTCAACCTTTCGTCGCTGGCGCTATTGCTGACGCTGACCTGAAAACCATGATTGACGATACCTACAAGGTGTTCCGTCATCGTGCCGTCGCACCGTTACAGCAGCTCGACAGCAATGAGTGGGTGCTGGAGCTATTCCATGGCCCGACACTGGCGTTCAAGGATTTTGCCCTGCAGCTGTTGGGTCGTCTGATGGATCATGTGCTGGCCAAGCGTGGTGAGCGTCTGGTGATCATGGGAGCGACATCGGGGGACACCGGTTCCGCCGCGATCGAAGGCTGCCGTCACTGTGAGCATGTGGATATTTTTATTCTGCATCCTTATCAGCGCGTATCCGAAGTTCAGCGCCGACAGATGACGACGGTGTTGGCCGATAATGTCCATAACATCGCTCTGGAAGGCAATTTCGATGACTGCCAGCAGATGGTCAAGGACAGCTTCGCCAATCAGGCCTTCCTTAAAGGTGCTCGACTCGGAGCGGTCAACTCGATCAACTGGGCACGCATCATGTCCCAGATCGTTTATTACTTTGCCGCAGGTCTGGCGCTGGGGGCACCGGATCGTGAAGTGTCGTTCTCGGTACCGACCGGTAACTTCGGCGATATCTTCGCCGGTTATCTGGCCAAACAGATGGGCCTGCCGATTCAGCAGCTGGTGGTAGCTACTAACCGCAATGATATTCTTCATCGTGCGATCAGCAGTAACGACATGAGCCGTCAGGGTCTGGTGCATACCCTGTCACCGTCCATGGACATCATGGTATCCAGCAACTTTGAACGCATGCTGTTTGAGATCTATGGCCGTGATGGCGCGGCTATCAATGACCTGATGCAGCGCTTCCGCAACGAATCGGTCAGTCTTGATCCTGCCCGCTGGGAGTCCGTACGTGAGCTGTTTGACAGCTTCTGCGTCAATGATGATGACACTGTAGCGACAATTGCCGAGGTGCATGCTGAGACGGGCTACCTGCTTGATCCGCATACGGCCATTGGTGTTCGTGCTGCACGTGCCTGTCGCCGGGATAACAATGTACCTATGGTGACACTGGCCACGGCACATCCCGTCAAATTCCCTGATGCCATTATCAAGGCGGAACTACAGACTCCGGCCCTGCCTGAGGCCATGGCCGATCTGTTCGAGCGTGATGAGCGCTACCAGGTGCTGGCTAATGATTTGCAGCAGGTGCAGGGTTACATGGCTGCTACCCTGAAAATCTGA
- the xerD gene encoding site-specific tyrosine recombinase XerD: MIDAQRIDHYLDALWLEKGLSQHSLDAYRRDLTVYLHWLVEERGLSLLGVYADTLQDYLYWQFERQAKSSSVSRYLSCLRGFYQYAVREKWLSVDPSALLTHPKHVRPLPKSLSEDDVEALLQAPDVETALGLRDRAMLEVLYASGLRVSELVGLELSQLSLSQGLARIWGKGSKERLVPLGEEALFWLERYCRDGRPALLKGESPVLFPSNRGVAMTRQTFWHAIKRHALTAGISSEISPHTLRHAFATHLLNHGADLRVVQMLLGHSDLSTTQIYTHVARVRLQQLHAEHHPRG; encoded by the coding sequence ATGATCGATGCTCAGCGTATTGACCATTATCTGGATGCCTTGTGGCTGGAGAAGGGACTGAGTCAGCACAGTCTTGATGCCTATCGTCGTGATCTGACTGTCTATCTGCACTGGCTGGTAGAGGAGCGTGGGTTATCCCTGCTCGGTGTGTATGCCGATACCCTGCAGGACTATCTGTACTGGCAGTTCGAACGGCAGGCGAAAAGCTCGTCGGTGTCTCGCTACCTGTCTTGTTTGCGTGGTTTTTACCAGTATGCGGTACGGGAAAAGTGGCTGAGCGTTGATCCGTCAGCCTTGCTGACTCATCCCAAGCACGTTCGCCCTTTACCAAAAAGTCTGAGTGAGGATGATGTTGAAGCGTTGCTGCAGGCGCCGGATGTTGAAACGGCGCTGGGGTTACGTGATCGTGCCATGCTTGAAGTGCTTTACGCATCAGGCTTGCGTGTCAGTGAACTGGTGGGACTGGAGTTGAGTCAGCTTAGCTTGAGTCAGGGGCTGGCGCGAATCTGGGGTAAGGGCAGTAAGGAACGTCTGGTGCCACTGGGGGAAGAGGCGCTGTTCTGGCTGGAGCGCTATTGTCGTGATGGGCGTCCTGCGTTGTTGAAGGGGGAAAGTCCGGTGCTGTTTCCGTCTAACCGAGGTGTCGCCATGACGCGCCAGACCTTCTGGCACGCGATCAAGCGTCATGCGCTGACGGCCGGGATTAGTAGCGAGATTTCTCCTCATACCTTGCGCCATGCTTTTGCTACTCATCTGCTCAATCACGGCGCAGACTTGCGGGTGGTGCAGATGTTGTTGGGGCACAGTGATCTATCGACGACGCAAATCTATACCCATGTAGCTCGTGTGCGTTTGCAGCAGCTGCATGCAGAGCATCATCCGCGTGGATGA
- a CDS encoding homoserine dehydrogenase produces MKPVKVGLCGLGTVGAGTLNVLKRNAEEISRRAGRQIVIDLVSIRRPRPELDLAGIRTTTDIMDVANDPDIDILVELIGGYDNAHELVMTAIRNGKHVVTANKALIAVHGNEIFAAARENKVMVAFEASVAGGIPIIKAIREGLSANTIQWVAGIINGTGNFILTEMREKGRDFADVLKEAQALGYAEADPTFDVEGIDAAHKLTILGSLAFGIPLQFERTFTEGISRIAPEDVTYAEALGYTIKHLGIARRTVNGVELRVHPTLIPTKCLLAAVNGVKNAVMVQGDAVGPTLYYGAGAGAEPTASAVVADIIDVTRTLTADPNNRVPHLAFQPDHLSDLPVVQVDEIETAYYLRMQVKEKPGVLAQITRILSDAGISIEALLQKEHGTANAPVIILTKQVREGNMNQAITAIEQLDDVQGQVTRMRVEHLDLA; encoded by the coding sequence TTGAAACCTGTCAAAGTTGGCCTGTGTGGCTTGGGTACCGTTGGTGCGGGTACTCTCAACGTCCTCAAACGCAACGCTGAAGAAATCTCCCGTCGTGCTGGTCGCCAGATTGTTATTGATCTGGTCAGTATTCGTCGCCCTCGTCCTGAACTGGATTTGGCTGGCATTCGCACGACCACGGATATTATGGACGTGGCCAACGACCCTGACATTGATATTCTTGTTGAGCTGATCGGCGGCTATGACAACGCCCATGAGCTGGTCATGACGGCCATCAGGAACGGAAAACATGTGGTCACTGCCAACAAGGCGCTGATTGCTGTGCATGGTAACGAGATTTTTGCAGCTGCCCGTGAAAACAAAGTCATGGTCGCTTTTGAGGCTTCTGTGGCAGGCGGTATCCCGATTATCAAGGCGATCCGCGAAGGTCTTTCCGCCAATACCATCCAATGGGTGGCAGGTATCATCAATGGCACTGGCAACTTCATCCTTACCGAAATGCGGGAGAAGGGGCGTGATTTTGCTGATGTGCTGAAAGAGGCGCAGGCGCTGGGTTACGCTGAGGCGGATCCTACCTTCGATGTAGAAGGTATCGACGCTGCGCACAAGCTGACGATCCTGGGTTCGCTGGCCTTTGGTATCCCATTGCAGTTTGAACGTACCTTTACTGAAGGGATCAGCCGGATTGCACCTGAAGATGTCACCTATGCGGAGGCGCTGGGGTACACCATCAAGCATCTGGGGATCGCCCGTCGTACCGTAAATGGTGTTGAACTTCGTGTACATCCGACGCTTATTCCGACCAAGTGTCTGCTGGCAGCGGTTAATGGTGTGAAAAATGCTGTCATGGTGCAGGGTGATGCTGTCGGTCCTACTCTTTATTACGGCGCCGGTGCGGGAGCTGAGCCAACTGCTTCTGCGGTAGTCGCTGACATCATTGATGTCACCCGTACCCTGACTGCTGATCCGAACAACCGTGTTCCGCACCTGGCATTCCAGCCAGATCATCTGTCTGACCTGCCGGTTGTGCAGGTTGATGAGATCGAAACCGCTTACTATCTGCGCATGCAGGTTAAAGAAAAGCCCGGTGTGCTGGCACAGATTACCCGTATCCTGAGTGATGCCGGGATCAGCATTGAAGCCCTGCTGCAGAAAGAGCATGGCACAGCCAATGCTCCGGTGATCATCCTCACCAAGCAGGTGCGTGAAGGTAATATGAATCAGGCCATTACGGCCATTGAACAACTGGACGACGTACAGGGGCAGGTAACCCGGATGCGTGTGGAACATCTGGATCTGGCCTGA
- a CDS encoding DsbC family protein, translated as MIFKRLALVAALLCSHSVLAATPEEVIRAELDKAYPGLPITEIAPAAIDGMYEVALGTGDMLYASKDGKHFVAGNLFEVSDKGFINLTEAKQNKARAQLMASVPKDAAIVFPAEGQRKARLFVFTDVDCGYCRMLHKEIGALNAKGIEVNYLAFPRTGINSPTYDKMVSVWCSDDPQQALTEAKTGAVPASKSCDNAVASDYRLGQRIGVTGTPTLVMEDGRVIPGYMPADELAKAMGL; from the coding sequence ATGATATTCAAGCGCCTTGCCCTAGTGGCGGCTCTGCTCTGCAGTCATTCTGTGCTGGCCGCTACGCCGGAAGAGGTTATTCGTGCGGAACTGGATAAAGCCTATCCCGGTCTGCCCATTACCGAGATCGCACCGGCTGCCATCGATGGGATGTATGAAGTGGCGCTGGGCACGGGCGATATGCTCTATGCCAGCAAGGACGGTAAGCATTTTGTTGCTGGTAATCTGTTCGAAGTCAGTGACAAGGGCTTCATCAATTTGACCGAAGCCAAGCAGAATAAGGCGCGGGCACAGCTGATGGCGAGTGTGCCCAAAGATGCTGCGATTGTTTTCCCTGCAGAAGGGCAGCGTAAAGCCAGGCTCTTTGTATTTACCGATGTTGATTGTGGCTATTGCCGCATGCTGCATAAAGAAATTGGTGCACTGAATGCGAAGGGAATAGAAGTGAACTATCTGGCCTTCCCTCGTACCGGTATTAATAGCCCCACTTACGACAAGATGGTGTCGGTGTGGTGTTCAGATGATCCTCAGCAGGCACTGACCGAAGCGAAAACAGGCGCCGTTCCTGCAAGCAAGAGTTGTGATAATGCCGTTGCCAGCGACTATCGCTTAGGGCAGCGAATCGGTGTAACAGGAACACCTACGCTGGTCATGGAAGACGGTCGCGTCATTCCCGGCTATATGCCTGCAGACGAGCTGGCAAAAGCCATGGGGTTGTGA